Proteins from a genomic interval of Clostridium sp. M62/1:
- a CDS encoding MATE family efflux transporter — MTEAVKHTREGNPLGNERLPRLLKSYAVPSVIAMLVSSLYNIVDQIFIGQGVGYLGNAATNVAYPLTTICLSIALLIGIGSASRFSLELGAGRKESAAQAVGTAVCMMVLFGVIYVVLIELFLHPLLTVFGATKDVMPYAESYTRITAVGMPLLILTNGISNLARADGSPKYSMTCMLVGAVINTILDPIFIFVLHQGVAGAALATVIGQVFSCLMALSYLRRFSHVELRRSHFRLRLPVCLKIASLGMSNSLNQLAITFVQIVLNNSLTYYGAHSVYGSEIPLASCGIVMKTNAILLAVIIGISQGSQPIIGFNYGARQYERVLGIYRLAITCNLIISGIGFLLFQLFPRQIIALFGTGDALYFEFAIKFLRIFLFMVIINGVQLISANFFAAIGKPVKGVVLSLTRQVFFLVPLILILPLVWGIEGIMFAGPIADFAAFITTMILIRREMGHIRAAQAEIEAA; from the coding sequence GTACCCAGCGTGATCGCCATGCTGGTCAGCTCACTTTACAACATTGTAGACCAGATTTTTATCGGACAGGGTGTCGGCTATCTGGGAAATGCAGCCACCAATGTGGCCTATCCCCTGACCACCATTTGTCTGTCGATTGCTCTTTTAATCGGAATTGGAAGCGCATCCCGTTTTTCCCTGGAGCTGGGGGCGGGGAGAAAGGAAAGCGCCGCCCAGGCAGTGGGAACGGCCGTCTGCATGATGGTGCTGTTTGGCGTCATCTACGTGGTGCTGATCGAATTATTCCTCCATCCCCTTCTCACCGTATTCGGAGCCACCAAGGATGTCATGCCCTACGCAGAGAGCTATACCAGAATCACTGCAGTGGGAATGCCTCTCCTGATTCTGACAAACGGTATAAGCAACCTGGCCAGGGCGGACGGAAGCCCCAAGTATTCCATGACCTGCATGCTGGTGGGAGCAGTGATCAACACCATTTTGGACCCGATTTTCATTTTTGTGCTGCACCAGGGGGTAGCGGGAGCCGCTCTCGCCACGGTGATTGGACAGGTATTCTCCTGCCTGATGGCTCTGAGTTATCTGAGACGCTTCAGCCATGTGGAGCTTCGGCGCAGCCATTTCAGGCTCAGGCTTCCCGTGTGCCTGAAAATTGCTTCCCTGGGAATGAGCAACAGCTTAAACCAGCTTGCCATCACCTTTGTCCAGATTGTGCTGAACAACTCTCTGACCTATTATGGGGCCCATTCCGTTTACGGAAGTGAGATTCCCCTCGCCAGCTGCGGAATTGTCATGAAAACCAATGCCATTTTGCTGGCTGTCATCATCGGGATTTCCCAGGGCTCCCAGCCGATTATCGGATTTAACTACGGGGCCAGACAGTATGAGAGGGTGCTCGGGATTTACCGCCTTGCCATCACCTGCAACCTGATTATTTCCGGTATCGGATTTCTGCTGTTCCAGCTATTCCCAAGACAGATTATCGCTCTCTTTGGAACGGGAGATGCCCTCTACTTTGAGTTTGCCATCAAATTTTTAAGAATTTTCCTTTTTATGGTTATCATAAATGGGGTTCAGCTGATTTCGGCCAACTTTTTTGCAGCCATCGGAAAGCCGGTGAAGGGGGTTGTGTTATCCCTTACCCGCCAGGTATTCTTCCTGGTGCCCCTGATTCTGATTCTTCCTCTGGTCTGGGGCATTGAGGGAATTATGTTTGCAGGCCCGATAGCCGACTTTGCCGCCTTTATCACTACCATGATTCTCATTCGGAGAGAGATGGGACATATTAGGGCAGCTCAGGCAGAGATTGAGGCAGCTTAA
- the mgtE gene encoding magnesium transporter, whose translation MNVRRHEFINEEIVKEIIQFIRGEHDREALLSRLDDYHDYDIAQALEEMTPQERKELYSKMGEEWTAEIFSYYDEPETLLTELAPKEAAGVIEHMDSDDAAELLEQLPESFHDSIEANLSEETSGDIRLLSSYGDDEIGSLMSTNYISICYRLSVKEAMRELIRQSADNDNITTLYAVDENGCFYGAIDLKDLILAREYTPLESIIVNSYPFVHDHDDLEECMDWIRDYEEDSLPVLNSEDHLVGVITVQDIVDYMEAESKEVYNKLAGIAEGDGDSEDMKETLLTSMKKRLPWLVALLFLGMFVSSVVGMFEGIVAKIAILICFQSLILDMAGNVGTQSLAVTIRVLMDDDITFKKRLALVWKEVKIGIANGGLLGIVAFVFIGIYVCIFRDKSLLYGFSVSACVGVSLVLAMAISSFAGTVIPLFFHKIKVDPAVASGPLITTVNDLVAVVTYYGMAWLMLIQIFHLA comes from the coding sequence ATGAATGTGAGAAGACATGAATTCATCAACGAAGAGATTGTAAAAGAGATCATCCAGTTTATCCGGGGAGAGCATGACAGAGAAGCACTCCTCTCACGTCTGGACGATTATCACGACTACGACATTGCACAGGCTCTGGAGGAGATGACTCCTCAGGAGAGAAAAGAGCTGTACTCCAAGATGGGTGAGGAGTGGACGGCCGAAATCTTTTCCTACTATGATGAGCCTGAGACTCTGCTCACAGAGCTTGCCCCCAAGGAGGCGGCAGGCGTTATTGAGCACATGGATTCTGACGACGCTGCCGAGCTTCTCGAGCAGCTTCCTGAGTCCTTCCACGACAGCATTGAGGCAAATTTAAGTGAGGAAACCTCCGGCGATATCCGCCTTCTCTCCTCCTATGGAGATGATGAGATCGGAAGCCTGATGAGCACAAATTATATCTCTATCTGCTACAGACTGTCTGTGAAGGAGGCCATGCGGGAGCTGATCCGCCAGAGCGCCGACAATGACAATATCACGACGCTCTATGCGGTAGATGAAAACGGCTGCTTTTACGGGGCCATTGACTTAAAGGATCTGATTCTCGCCAGAGAGTACACGCCCCTTGAGAGCATTATTGTCAACTCCTACCCCTTTGTCCACGACCATGACGATCTGGAAGAATGTATGGACTGGATCCGGGACTATGAGGAGGACTCTCTCCCTGTTCTCAATTCTGAGGATCACCTGGTGGGCGTCATCACCGTTCAGGATATTGTAGACTACATGGAGGCTGAATCCAAGGAGGTTTACAACAAGCTGGCCGGTATTGCTGAGGGCGACGGCGACAGCGAGGATATGAAGGAGACCCTGCTCACCAGCATGAAGAAGCGCCTTCCATGGCTGGTGGCCCTGCTCTTCCTGGGAATGTTTGTTTCCAGTGTGGTTGGCATGTTTGAGGGGATTGTGGCCAAGATTGCCATTCTCATCTGCTTCCAGTCGCTGATCCTGGATATGGCAGGCAATGTGGGAACCCAGTCCCTGGCTGTAACCATCCGTGTTCTCATGGATGATGACATCACCTTCAAAAAGAGGCTTGCTCTTGTGTGGAAGGAGGTAAAGATCGGAATCGCCAACGGCGGGCTGCTGGGCATCGTGGCTTTTGTCTTTATCGGCATCTACGTATGTATCTTTAGGGACAAATCCCTGCTTTACGGCTTCTCTGTTTCTGCCTGTGTGGGAGTCTCCCTGGTTCTCGCCATGGCAATTTCCAGCTTCGCCGGCACGGTAATCCCGCTGTTTTTCCACAAAATCAAGGTGGATCCGGCGGTAGCCTCCGGCCCCCTTATCACAACGGTCAACGATCTGGTTGCCGTTGTCACCTATTATGGAATGGCCTGGCTGATGCTGATCCAGATCTTTCATCTGGCATAG
- a CDS encoding LysR family transcriptional regulator: MELLQLRYFLVAAKYQHMTKAAEVLQIAQPALSQSIKRLEQELGVSLFEREKRNIRLNDAGRFLEQKLLPIMAALDEIPSEIQKKERMNQRTIHLNLLAATRLVTDCIIAYKELHPEILFRLVQNPDREHDDICISTAFPGTPLRYGEQLLLQERFFMAVPAGSPYAGLDGVDLACLKDEGFISLSNNRPIRRICERFCLEAGFACHTVCETDNPESVRNLIAAGLGVGFWPEYSWGLLSTPKIRLLPIINMHCSRDIVLTRRSHGACEKAADDFCRFLVNYAHAEGSSADGKVSLSKDMDSR, from the coding sequence ATGGAACTTCTACAGCTGCGCTATTTTCTGGTGGCGGCAAAATACCAGCACATGACGAAGGCCGCCGAGGTTCTCCAGATTGCCCAGCCCGCCCTGTCCCAGTCCATCAAGAGGCTGGAACAGGAGCTTGGAGTTTCCCTCTTTGAAAGAGAGAAAAGGAATATCCGGCTCAATGACGCCGGGCGCTTTCTGGAACAGAAGCTCCTTCCCATAATGGCTGCCCTGGATGAAATCCCCTCGGAAATACAGAAAAAGGAGCGGATGAACCAGCGCACGATTCACTTAAATCTTCTGGCGGCTACCCGTCTGGTGACAGACTGCATCATCGCCTATAAGGAGCTTCACCCGGAGATCCTGTTCCGCCTGGTCCAGAATCCGGATCGGGAACATGATGATATCTGTATCTCCACGGCCTTTCCCGGAACTCCCCTCCGATACGGCGAACAGCTGCTTTTGCAGGAACGGTTTTTTATGGCTGTTCCGGCAGGCTCCCCCTATGCAGGGCTGGACGGCGTTGATCTGGCTTGTCTGAAGGATGAGGGATTCATCAGCCTGTCCAACAACCGGCCCATCCGTAGAATCTGCGAGCGCTTCTGTCTGGAGGCAGGCTTTGCATGCCACACGGTCTGCGAGACGGATAACCCGGAATCGGTCCGGAACCTGATCGCGGCAGGCCTGGGCGTCGGCTTCTGGCCGGAATATTCCTGGGGGCTGCTCTCCACTCCCAAAATCCGGCTTCTTCCTATTATAAACATGCACTGCAGCAGAGATATTGTCCTGACACGCCGTTCCCACGGCGCTTGCGAGAAAGCCGCAGATGATTTCTGCCGTTTTCTCGTAAATTACGCTCATGCGGAGGGAAGCAGTGCTGACGGAAAAGTAAGTCTCAGCAAAGACATGGACAGTCGCTGA
- a CDS encoding AAA family ATPase, translating into MARKTVCIEREYGSNGRKIAEWLSRNTGIELYDREALIKVAEENHLVTGDGMTEDEKRHQMHREAIKFLADRGSCIFVGTCAAGVLQGRDRNINVFVKADMESKVRWAMASEKISREEAEKKIAEMDEKRSKIRDSYSVTECGDRVDYDLIITSSRFGIEGTAELIRSCMARA; encoded by the coding sequence ATGGCAAGAAAAACAGTCTGTATTGAGAGAGAGTATGGGAGCAACGGCCGAAAGATTGCAGAATGGCTGTCCAGGAATACCGGCATTGAACTCTATGACAGGGAAGCTCTGATAAAGGTGGCAGAGGAAAATCATCTGGTGACAGGGGACGGTATGACAGAGGATGAGAAGAGGCATCAGATGCACAGGGAGGCGATCAAATTCCTGGCTGACAGAGGATCCTGCATATTTGTGGGAACCTGCGCAGCAGGCGTGCTCCAGGGGCGTGACAGAAATATCAATGTGTTTGTCAAGGCTGATATGGAGAGCAAGGTCCGCTGGGCCATGGCCAGCGAAAAGATCAGCCGCGAGGAAGCGGAAAAGAAGATTGCCGAGATGGATGAGAAGAGAAGCAAAATAAGGGATAGTTATTCTGTTACCGAGTGCGGCGACCGGGTGGATTACGATCTCATTATCACCAGCTCCCGCTTTGGAATCGAGGGAACGGCGGAACTGATCCGCTCCTGTATGGCGAGAGCCTAG
- the uraA gene encoding uracil permease — MENHRIIQVEEKVPVNLLIPLSIQHMFAMFGASVLVPFMFGINPAIVLFMNGVGTLLFIFLTKGKAPAYLGSSFAFLAPAGLVIEKFGYSYALGGFVAVGFLGCILAFVICKFGSRWIDVVLPPAAMGPVVALIGLELSGTAAGNAGLLDEVLDPKKVIVFLLTLAVAVFGSILFRGFLSVIPILIAIIAGYAASLCMGLVDFSQVVSAPLFALPNFSAPKFNAEAIMILLPVILVITSEHIGHQVVTGKIVGRDLLKDPGLHRSLLGDNLSTMISGLIGSVPTTTYGENIGVMAVTRVYSVRVIAGAAVLSIICSFIGKLSMLISSIPGPVIGGISFLLYGMIGTSGLRILVDSQVDYGKSRNLALTSVIFVTGLSGIAVNIGNIQLTGMVLACVTGMILSLIFYILDRLHLTND; from the coding sequence ATGGAAAATCATCGTATTATTCAGGTGGAGGAGAAGGTGCCGGTTAATCTTCTCATCCCGCTAAGTATCCAGCACATGTTTGCCATGTTCGGAGCGTCGGTGCTGGTTCCTTTTATGTTTGGCATTAATCCGGCGATTGTACTGTTTATGAATGGAGTGGGAACGCTTCTCTTCATTTTTTTAACTAAGGGAAAGGCTCCCGCCTACCTGGGCTCCAGCTTCGCATTCCTGGCGCCGGCCGGCCTTGTGATTGAAAAGTTCGGCTATTCCTATGCTCTGGGAGGCTTCGTGGCTGTGGGATTTCTGGGATGTATCCTGGCTTTTGTGATCTGCAAATTCGGTTCCCGGTGGATTGACGTGGTGCTCCCGCCGGCAGCCATGGGACCTGTGGTAGCACTTATCGGTCTGGAATTGTCCGGAACGGCTGCCGGCAACGCAGGCCTTCTCGACGAAGTCCTGGATCCAAAGAAGGTGATTGTATTCCTGCTGACTCTGGCAGTTGCCGTATTTGGCTCCATACTGTTTCGGGGATTCTTATCGGTTATCCCTATTCTGATTGCCATTATCGCAGGCTATGCAGCGTCCCTCTGCATGGGGCTGGTGGATTTTTCGCAGGTAGTAAGCGCTCCGCTGTTTGCCCTTCCGAACTTTTCAGCTCCCAAATTTAATGCAGAGGCAATTATGATTCTTCTGCCGGTGATTCTGGTCATCACCTCGGAGCACATCGGCCACCAGGTAGTGACAGGAAAGATTGTAGGCCGCGACCTTCTGAAGGATCCGGGGCTTCACCGCTCCCTTTTAGGAGACAATCTCTCTACCATGATCTCAGGACTGATCGGTTCAGTTCCAACTACAACCTATGGAGAAAACATCGGCGTTATGGCTGTCACGAGAGTCTACAGTGTCCGTGTGATCGCAGGCGCTGCAGTGCTCTCCATTATCTGCTCCTTTATAGGAAAGCTGTCCATGCTGATCAGCAGCATTCCGGGCCCCGTGATCGGGGGAATCTCCTTCCTTCTCTATGGAATGATTGGAACCTCGGGTCTGCGCATTCTCGTGGATTCCCAGGTGGACTATGGAAAATCCAGGAATCTGGCTCTGACCTCTGTGATCTTTGTGACAGGTCTCTCCGGCATCGCAGTCAATATCGGAAATATTCAGCTCACGGGAATGGTTCTGGCCTGTGTTACGGGAATGATCCTGAGCCTGATTTTCTATATCCTGGACAGGCTGCACCTGACAAACGACTGA
- a CDS encoding 3D domain-containing protein, with protein sequence MLKTLKLFLLTITFALLGAFSAFAGEDSCGHLDFLNETGVSGWCYQNSQPSSPADFTLRIANVLTGETVQEIPATTSLSRPDLESRTGAESTPGFFVSIDWESLGSGLYTASIVSNGKTVGNSLSYHVSGADGQSGLLEGISSVQNLGNFRITGYCSCRSCSAGWGGRTSSGTIAASGRTVAVDPRVIPMGSRLLINGQVYTAEDTGGGVKGSHIDIYCDSHAQARSLPFQNAQVFLLS encoded by the coding sequence ATGTTAAAGACGCTGAAACTTTTTTTACTTACGATTACCTTTGCCCTTCTGGGTGCCTTTTCGGCTTTTGCCGGAGAGGACTCCTGCGGGCATCTCGATTTTCTCAACGAAACTGGTGTGTCAGGCTGGTGTTATCAGAACAGCCAGCCCTCCTCTCCGGCTGATTTCACCCTGCGCATTGCCAATGTGCTGACAGGAGAAACCGTCCAGGAGATCCCGGCCACCACTTCCCTGTCCCGCCCCGATCTGGAATCCAGAACAGGCGCAGAGAGCACGCCCGGCTTTTTCGTTTCCATCGACTGGGAATCCCTCGGCAGCGGTCTGTACACCGCTTCAATTGTGAGCAATGGAAAAACCGTGGGCAACTCACTCTCCTACCACGTCTCCGGAGCAGACGGGCAGAGCGGGCTTTTGGAGGGCATCTCCTCTGTCCAGAACCTGGGAAATTTCCGCATTACCGGATACTGCTCCTGCCGAAGCTGCAGCGCCGGTTGGGGCGGGCGCACCAGCTCCGGCACCATCGCCGCCTCCGGCCGCACTGTAGCCGTAGACCCGCGGGTAATTCCCATGGGAAGCCGCCTGCTTATCAACGGGCAGGTCTACACAGCCGAGGACACAGGCGGCGGAGTAAAGGGCAGCCATATCGACATCTACTGTGACTCCCACGCTCAGGCCAGAAGCCTCCCCTTCCAGAATGCCCAGGTATTTCTGCTCAGCTAA
- a CDS encoding 3D domain-containing protein gives MKKRLSHGLSAAVFSVALIAGAAFTSYAEETAEASGPAAEVSAFSEETSDPVKTAEGSFLGEFDITAYCGCQKCSKGNLLTYSGTAPQADHTISANLSVFPIGTQLRIGDTVYTVEDTGSGVGRNHLDIYFDSHEDALDYGRQTEKVYAVE, from the coding sequence ATGAAAAAAAGATTAAGCCACGGATTGTCCGCCGCAGTTTTTTCTGTCGCTCTTATAGCAGGCGCAGCTTTTACCTCTTACGCTGAAGAGACAGCAGAGGCCAGCGGTCCCGCCGCAGAGGTTTCCGCATTTTCTGAGGAGACATCTGATCCTGTTAAGACAGCAGAGGGCAGTTTTCTGGGAGAGTTTGACATCACCGCCTACTGCGGATGCCAGAAATGCTCCAAGGGAAATTTACTTACCTACTCCGGCACAGCCCCTCAGGCTGATCACACGATATCGGCAAACTTAAGCGTCTTTCCTATCGGGACACAGCTTCGGATCGGAGATACCGTCTACACAGTAGAAGATACGGGATCCGGTGTGGGCAGAAATCACCTTGATATTTATTTTGATTCACATGAGGATGCCCTGGATTATGGGCGCCAGACAGAAAAGGTCTATGCCGTTGAATAA
- the hrcA gene encoding heat-inducible transcriptional repressor HrcA produces MRQLELGERKEKILKAIIQTYLETGEPVGSRTISKYSDLNLSSATIRNEMSDLEELGYIIQPHTSAGRIPSDKGYRFYVDQIIREKDDEVTEIKDLMIQRVDRVELLLKQLATILAANTNYATMISGPQYHQTKIKFIQLSRMEAGKLLIVTVLEGNIIKNSMVDLDGELSEEELLNLNILLNNSLNGLTSDQINLGVITKMKEQAGSRRQIVDLVLNEVAEAIRANEEDLQIYTGGTTNIFKYPELSDGQKASELLGTLEQKELLKNLFTDEGDGQENTGIQVYIGDETPVQSMKDCSVVTANYVLGDGLRGTIGIIGPKRMDYEKVVNTLRSLMSQLEATFNHDQ; encoded by the coding sequence ATGAGGCAGTTGGAGCTGGGTGAGAGAAAAGAAAAGATATTAAAAGCGATTATCCAGACCTATCTGGAGACCGGAGAACCGGTAGGCTCCCGGACAATTTCAAAATACTCTGACTTGAACCTGAGTTCTGCCACCATTCGGAATGAGATGTCAGACCTGGAAGAGCTGGGCTATATCATACAGCCTCATACCTCGGCCGGAAGGATTCCCTCAGATAAGGGATACCGCTTCTATGTGGATCAGATTATCAGGGAAAAGGACGACGAGGTGACGGAGATTAAGGACTTGATGATACAGCGGGTTGACCGGGTGGAACTGCTGCTCAAGCAGCTTGCCACCATCCTGGCGGCGAATACCAATTATGCCACGATGATCAGCGGGCCGCAGTACCATCAGACCAAGATCAAATTTATCCAGCTGTCGCGGATGGAGGCAGGAAAGCTTTTGATTGTGACAGTTCTTGAGGGAAATATCATTAAGAATTCCATGGTGGATCTGGATGGAGAGCTGAGTGAGGAAGAGCTTCTGAACCTGAACATTCTGCTGAATAACTCGTTAAACGGGCTGACGTCCGATCAGATTAATCTGGGCGTTATCACAAAGATGAAGGAACAGGCGGGAAGCAGAAGGCAGATCGTGGATCTGGTGCTCAATGAGGTTGCAGAGGCTATCAGGGCAAATGAGGAGGATCTTCAGATTTATACCGGAGGAACCACGAATATTTTCAAGTACCCTGAGCTGAGCGACGGACAGAAGGCCAGTGAGCTTCTGGGAACTCTGGAGCAGAAAGAGCTTCTTAAAAATCTGTTTACAGATGAAGGAGACGGCCAGGAGAATACAGGCATACAGGTTTATATCGGAGATGAGACTCCGGTTCAGTCTATGAAGGACTGCAGCGTCGTGACAGCCAATTATGTATTGGGCGACGGACTGCGGGGAACCATAGGAATTATCGGTCCCAAGCGTATGGACTATGAGAAGGTGGTAAACACTCTGCGCTCCCTGATGAGCCAGCTGGAAGCGACCTTCAACCATGACCAGTAG
- the grpE gene encoding nucleotide exchange factor GrpE has protein sequence MSEELKDKENMQPESEQENRDCGEAAGKNASSETAEGAEGSQAEESGAEEKTGADGEQAEEGGEESQPEKKGFFARKKDKRDQQIEELTDRLKRTMAEFDNFRKRTEKEKSAMYEIGAKDVIEKILPIVDNFERGLSAVPEGGDAFAEGMNMIYRQLLKTLEELGVKPIEAVGQPFDPNFHNAVMHIEDESLGENVVAEEFQKGYLYRDSVVRHSMVKVAN, from the coding sequence GTGAGCGAAGAATTAAAGGATAAAGAGAACATGCAGCCCGAGTCCGAACAGGAGAACAGGGACTGCGGCGAAGCTGCCGGGAAAAATGCGTCATCTGAGACTGCAGAGGGCGCTGAAGGAAGTCAGGCAGAGGAGAGCGGGGCCGAGGAAAAGACAGGCGCGGATGGCGAACAGGCAGAGGAGGGCGGGGAGGAATCCCAGCCGGAGAAAAAAGGCTTCTTCGCCAGAAAAAAAGATAAGCGGGATCAGCAGATTGAAGAGCTGACAGACCGCTTAAAGCGTACCATGGCAGAGTTCGACAACTTCAGGAAGAGGACAGAAAAGGAAAAATCAGCCATGTACGAGATCGGAGCCAAAGATGTGATTGAAAAAATCCTTCCGATCGTCGACAATTTTGAGAGAGGCTTAAGTGCCGTGCCCGAAGGCGGCGATGCTTTCGCTGAGGGCATGAATATGATTTACCGGCAGCTTTTAAAGACGCTGGAGGAGCTGGGCGTAAAGCCTATCGAGGCGGTGGGACAGCCGTTTGATCCGAACTTCCACAATGCAGTGATGCACATCGAGGACGAGAGCCTTGGAGAAAACGTGGTGGCAGAGGAGTTCCAGAAGGGATACCTTTACCGGGACAGCGTGGTAAGACACAGCATGGTGAAGGTGGCCAACTAA
- the dnaK gene encoding molecular chaperone DnaK, translating into MSKIIGIDLGTTNSCVAVMEGGKPVVIANTEGVRTTPSVVAFTKTGERLVGEPAKRQAVTNAEKTISSIKRHMGTDYKVTIDDKKYSPQEISAMILQKLKADAEAYLGEKVTEAVITVPAYFNDAQRQATKDAGKIAGLDVKRIINEPTAAALAYGLDNEKEQKIMVYDLGGGTFDVSIIEIGDGVIEVLSTNGDTHLGGDDFDNRITQWMIDEFKKAEGVDLSTDKMALQRLKEAAEKAKKELSTATTTNINLPFITATSEGPKHLDMNLTRAKFDELTHDLIERTAIPVQNALKDAGLTASELGKVLLVGGSTRMPAAQEKVKQLTGHEPSKTLNPDECVAIGAAIQGGKLAGDAGAGDILLLDVTPLSLSIETMGGIATKLIERNTTIPTKKSQIFSTAADNQTAVDIHVVQGERQFARDNKTLGQFRLDGIPPARRGVPQIEVTFDIDANGIVNVSAKDLGTGKEQHITITSGSNMSEADIEKAVKEAAEYEAQDKKRKEAIDARNDADSMVFQTEKALEEVGDKIDANDKAAVEADLNALKEAINRAPVDQMTDAQVEDIKAGKEKLMASAQALFAKVYEQAQAAGAAGQAPDMGGSQGADDNVVDGDFKEV; encoded by the coding sequence ATGAGCAAGATTATTGGTATTGACTTAGGTACAACAAATAGCTGCGTGGCGGTTATGGAGGGCGGAAAGCCGGTTGTAATCGCCAATACAGAGGGCGTGAGAACGACTCCGTCCGTAGTGGCATTCACAAAGACAGGGGAGAGATTAGTGGGTGAGCCTGCAAAGCGTCAGGCAGTCACAAACGCAGAGAAGACCATCTCCTCCATCAAGAGACATATGGGTACGGACTACAAGGTAACCATCGATGACAAGAAATACTCTCCTCAGGAGATTTCTGCCATGATTCTTCAGAAACTGAAGGCAGATGCAGAGGCATATCTGGGAGAGAAGGTGACAGAGGCTGTTATCACAGTTCCGGCTTACTTCAACGACGCGCAGCGTCAGGCCACCAAGGATGCAGGAAAGATTGCAGGCCTTGACGTTAAGCGTATCATCAACGAGCCGACAGCCGCAGCTCTTGCATACGGACTGGACAATGAAAAAGAGCAGAAGATCATGGTATACGACCTGGGCGGCGGTACCTTCGATGTCTCCATCATTGAGATCGGCGACGGCGTAATCGAGGTTCTCTCCACAAACGGCGATACACATCTGGGCGGCGACGACTTCGACAACCGGATTACCCAGTGGATGATCGACGAGTTCAAGAAGGCAGAGGGCGTAGACCTCTCCACAGATAAGATGGCTCTCCAGAGATTAAAGGAGGCCGCTGAGAAGGCAAAGAAGGAGCTTTCCACAGCTACCACGACCAATATTAACCTTCCGTTCATCACAGCGACCAGCGAGGGACCGAAGCACCTTGACATGAACCTGACAAGAGCAAAATTCGACGAGCTGACCCACGATTTAATCGAGAGAACAGCCATCCCGGTTCAGAACGCATTAAAGGATGCAGGTCTGACCGCTTCCGAGTTAGGAAAAGTTCTGTTAGTCGGCGGTTCCACACGTATGCCGGCTGCTCAGGAGAAGGTAAAGCAGCTCACAGGCCATGAGCCAAGCAAGACCTTAAACCCGGATGAGTGCGTTGCCATCGGTGCGGCAATCCAGGGCGGAAAGCTGGCAGGCGATGCAGGCGCAGGCGACATCCTTCTTCTGGACGTTACTCCGCTGTCCCTGTCTATTGAGACCATGGGCGGAATCGCTACAAAGCTGATCGAGAGAAATACGACTATTCCGACCAAGAAGAGCCAGATTTTCTCCACAGCCGCAGATAACCAGACAGCTGTTGACATCCACGTAGTACAGGGTGAGAGACAGTTCGCAAGGGACAACAAGACTCTGGGCCAGTTCCGTCTGGACGGAATCCCGCCGGCAAGAAGAGGCGTTCCGCAGATCGAGGTTACCTTTGATATCGATGCAAATGGTATTGTAAATGTATCCGCAAAGGATCTGGGAACAGGAAAAGAGCAGCATATCACCATCACTTCCGGCTCCAACATGTCTGAGGCTGATATCGAGAAGGCTGTGAAAGAGGCAGCTGAGTATGAGGCTCAGGACAAGAAGAGAAAGGAAGCCATTGATGCAAGAAATGATGCAGACTCCATGGTATTCCAGACAGAGAAGGCCCTTGAGGAGGTAGGCGACAAGATCGATGCCAACGACAAGGCAGCCGTAGAGGCAGACTTAAATGCCCTGAAAGAGGCCATCAACCGCGCTCCGGTTGACCAGATGACAGATGCCCAGGTAGAGGATATCAAGGCCGGCAAGGAGAAATTAATGGCTAGCGCCCAGGCTCTGTTCGCAAAGGTTTATGAGCAGGCTCAGGCAGCAGGAGCAGCAGGCCAGGCTCCTGATATGGGAGGTTCCCAGGGGGCTGATGACAACGTAGTAGACGGAGATTTCAAGGAGGTATAA